The Rhodococcus sp. ABRD24 genome contains the following window.
AGATGCAGTGCGAGTAGAACGTGCGTATCAACCGCCGATCGAAGCGATGTCGCCGGTGGCGACTGCCGCCGATCCTGCCCAAATCTTCTGCAGCAGAATAGAACACGGTTACGGAGTCCTTCCGCGCACCAAGAGCAGTCCAGCACCGGCCGGCTACCGCGCTCCCCGTCTCACTCTCAAAGTCACCCGGCGTTTCACCCCCGCAACGGGTTCGCTGCCGAAATGTACACGCGGAGAATGAGACCGGTACCACAATTTGCACTTGATCAGCGACGATCAGGGCTACCCCGATCGTCGACCGGGGCAGCCCGCATCGCCTCTGAGAACTAGCGGCTGCGGAGCATCCGCGCGACCAGCACGGCCGAGGCGAGCAGCACCACCGCCGTCGCTCCGGCAGCGATGTGCATGCCGTCGACGAACGCATTCTGCGCGGATTCCAGGAACACCGCCGCCTCCCCACTCGGCAGCGACTTCGATACCTCCACCGCGCCACCGAGGGTGCCCTGAGCCACATGCGCCTGATCGTCGTCCAACGCAGAGACGTCCAGCCCGCGGCGGAAGATCGCCAGCACCACGCTACCCAGCACGGCGACACCAAGTGCGACACCGAGTTCGTACGCGGTCTCCGATACCGCGGATGCGGCGCCCGCACGCTCGGGCTCCACCGCGCTGACAACCAGGTCCGATGTCAACGTCAACGCCACGCCGATTCCCGCCCCGGCGAGGATGAATCCCACCACGAACGCCTGCGGGCCACTGTCCACCCGCAATGCGATCAAGGTGGCGGCGCCGATCGCCGCGATCACCAGGCCCACGCTGAGCACCCGACTCGGCTCCCACCAGCGCACCAGCCACGCCGCCGCCAGTGAGGCCACCGCGCTCACCAAGGTGCCCGGCAGCATCAGCAGTCCTGCCTCGAGCGGCCGATATCCCAGTACCAGCTGTAGATACTGCGATCCGAAGAACAGCACGCCGGCGAGTGCGAAGATCGACAGCAGGTTGGTCAGAACCGCGGTGGAGAACGCGGGCCGGGCGAACAGCGACAGGTCGATCATCGGGTCGGTCAGAGACCGCTGCCTGCGAATGAACGCCCAGCCTGCGAATGCACCGACGAGGCCGACTCCCGTGAGGAGCCACGACGGACCGTGCACCACGGTCTCCTTGACCGCGTACACCATCAGGACCATTGCCAGCATCGACAACCCGGCGCTGACAATGTCGAACCGTCCCGGCTCCGGGTTCTTCGACTCCGGGATCACCAACGGGCCGAGCGCAATCAGCGCAATCATCACCGGGATGTTGATGAGGAACACCGAACCCCACCAATAGTGCTCGAGGAGCCAGCCGCCGATCAGTGGACCCGCCGCGGCTCCGCCACCTGCCATTGCGCCCCACACACCTATCGCGGTGATGCGCTGGTTCGGGTTGACGAACATCGTGCGGATCAAGCCCAGGGTCGCGGGCATCAGCGTCGCACCTGACACGCCCTGCAAGACGCGCGCAACGATCAACATCTCGGGACTTGCAGACCACGCGGCGATCAGCGACGCGAGACCGAAACCAGCGGCACCGATCAGCAGAAGTCGACGACGCCCGATCCGGTCGCCGAGGGTACCCATCGTGACCAGCAAACCGGCGAGGACGAACGAGTAGATGTCGATGATCCACAGGAGCTGGGTGCTACTCGGCGCCAGGTCCTCACTGATGAACGGCAGCGCCAGATCGAGGACCGTCGCGTCCACCGAGATCAGCAGCACTGCAAAGGCAAGCACTACCAGCCCGAGCCAGTCCTTCCGGCCGGCCCTGACATCGTTCAGATCCCGCGCCGTACCCAAAGACATGCTTCAACTCCCACAAGCAAACGCTCAATTTCGTGAATGGCAACCAACCAGGAGGTTAACCGTCTGGCCGGTACAGTAGCCTCATCAGCGTAGCAGCCGACCGTCCAGCCGGTAAAGTAGCTTTCATGGCATCGGACACGCGCGATCGCATTCTCGACGCACTCGAACGCCTGCTCCTGGATGTGGGGCTCGCTCAGGTCACGCTCGAAGCTGTGGCGGCGGCAGCGGGCGTCTCCAAGGGCGGGCTGCTGTACCACTTCCCGAGCAAAGAGGCGCTGTTCGCGTCCATGGTGCGGCGCCTCGGCGACCGCTCGGACCGACAACTCGCCGACGCCGTCGCCCGCGGTAGCTCGGTATCCGAGATCTACCTTCAGTACCCGGACGCGAACTCCGCCGACGAGATAGCCCTCTACCGGTCGATGCTTGCCGCGATGCGCAGCGCCGACGGACAGCACGACGAGGTGCAGCAGGCCGTCGGCGACGTCATGCGGTCATGGGACGACGGACTACTCAGCGAGATCGACGACCCGGTGCAGGCCGAGATCGTGCGCCTCGTCGGCGACGGCATCTACCTGGCCGCCCTGCTCGGCCTGCCGCGAGCCGACCCGAACTTGCACCGCCGCGTCGTCGACCGACTGCTCGGCACCGAGTCGGCGCCGGACGCAGACGCTACGTGAGGTAGCGGTACGCCGGAGACCCAGGCTCGAGCTGTTCGACCTGGATGTGCGAGCTGCGCATCCGGTCCAGCAGATCGCCGAGACCGTCCGCCGATCCGAGCTCGACACCGACCAACGCGGCACCCGTCTCGCGGTTGTTGCGCTTGACGTACTCGAACAGCGTGATGTCGTCGTCGGGTCCGAGAACCTCATCGAGGAAACGTCGCAGGGCGCCCGGCTCCTGCGGAAAGTCGACCAGGAAGTAGTGCTTGAGCCCGAGGTGCACGAGCGAGCGCTCGAGGATCTCGCCGTAACGGGACACGTCGTTGTTACCACCGGAGATCAGGCACACGACGGTACTTCCCGGCTCGATGTCGAGCTGGCCGAGCGCCGCGACCGACAACGCGCCTGCCGGCTCGGCGATGATGCCCTCATTCTGATACAGCTCGAGCATCGACGTGCAGACCGCGCCCTCGTCGACCTGCGTCATCGCGAACGTCTCGGGCCCGTGACCCGGCCGTGGCGCCGCCATCAACGGGAGGGACGCGTGCGAAACGACGTTTGCGCCGAGCCGGGACACCACCGCGTACGGCAGGTCGCCGATCCGCTTGACCGCGGCACCGTCGACGAACGGATCGACCTCCGGCAATGTCACTGGCCCACCGGCCACCAGCGCGGCGGTCATCGACGCGGCACCGACCGGTTCGACACCGACGATGGAAGTCCGGGGGGCGCGCTCGTGCAGATAGGTCGCGATGCCGGCGATGCAGCCGCCACCGCCGACCGGGACGACGACACTGTCCGGCGCGACCTCGAGCTGCTCGAGGATCTCCGCAGCGATCGTGCCCTGTCCTGCGGCGGTGCGGACGTCGTCGAAGGGAGGCACCATGGTTGCGCCGGTGCGCTCGACATCTGCGGCGGCCGCGGCGGCCGCGGCGTCGTAGCTCTCCCCGATCGGGATCAGTTCGACGAACCGCCCGCCGTGCACCTTGATGCGGTCGCGCTTCTGCTTGGGGGTATTGGCCGGAACGTAGATCCGCCCGGTGATCTCCATCGCCCGGCACGCGAACGCAACACCCTGCGCGTGATTGCCCGCACTCGCGGCAACCACTCCCGCGGCACGCTCGGTGTCGTTCAACTGAACTATGAGGTTGTAGGCGCCGCGCAACTTATACGAGCGGACCACCTGCAGATCCTCGCGCTTGAGGTAGACGCGGGCGCCGGTCAGGGCGGAGAGCCGTTCACTGATCTGAAGGGGTGTCGCATCGATGACGTGCGCAATTCGCTCCGCTGCAGCATCGATCTCATCCGCGGTGAGCGCGGGCGAGGTTACCTTCAGATCTGCGAGTTTCGGCGAACTAGACACCCATCTATGCTGCCACTGCGCGCCCCGCGGCGCTCACCCGACCCACTGACCCGGCACCGGGGGCCGCCGATTCGTCCGAACTGCGACGGTCGCGGCACATTGCACAGATCCGACTTTCCGGATCCGAGCGGGCGACTACTGCGGTGTGAGGACGAAGACCGGGATCTGCCGCTCGGTGCCTGCCTGGTAGGTCGCGTAATCGGGCCACACCTCGACAGCGCGCTCCCACCAGACGGCCTTCTCGTCGCCTGTGACCTCGCGGGCGACCATGTCCTGCTTGACGGGCCCGTCCTGCAGTTCGACGCGCGGGTCGGCAATGACGTTGTGGTACCAGACGGGATGCGTCGGAGCCCCACCGCGCGACGCGACGACGGCGTACTCACCGCCGTGCTCGACGCGCATCAGCGGCGTCTTGCGGAGCTTGCCTGACTTGGCACCCTTGGTGGTCAACACGACGACAGGCTTGCCCTCGAGCGTTGTTCCCTCGGAACCGCCGGAGCGCTCGTAGAGGTCGACCTGGTCTGCTGCCCACTTGCTGGGGCTGGGTTCGTATTCACCAATGAGAGGCATGGGTCCAGTGAACACCCTCACCACGACATCGACCACTCGACTGCGCCGCCACGCGAGACACACGCCGAAAGTTCGCTGGACCGAAATTCAGAGTATGCGTACTCTGAACATACAGACCACGCCAGACCGAACCGAGCGCGAATCGAGGTGACCGCCATGACCACCACCGCAGCCCACCGGCGCACCGCCGGCAGTCACGCAGCCACTGTCGACATCGCCGGTACCGCTTGGCCGCTCCACAAGCTCGAGGCCGTCGCCGCGTGGCTAGGCACCTTCCTCCTGGTGCTGACCGTCACGCAGGTATTGCAGATCGCGGTCCTCACCGCGGCGGTCGTCGCCGTCGTCGTGTGGTGGGTCCGGCGCGCACTGATCCTGCGCCGCAAGGACTGAACGGCACACCCGGCAGATTCTGATTCCTGTCGTATTTGTCGGAGAATCCCGTAGCGTCCCGACTATGACCTCGTCCACCCTCGCTACCGGTATCCGTGCCCACGGCCTGGCCCGAGCATTCGGCGCGGTGCACGCAGTGCGCGCAATGGATTTCGTGGCGGAACCGGGTGAGGTGACCGCGCTGATCGGGCCGAACGGTTCAGGCAAGACCACGCTGCTACTCATGCTGGCTTCGCTCCTGCGGCCCGACGCGGGCACGATCGACATCTGCGGGCACGACCCGACCACCGACACCGCGCAGGTGCGGGCCCTGCTCGGCTGGATGCCGGATACCCTCGGCATGTGGGAGTCGCTGACGGCCCGCGAGATTCTCCTGACGGTCGCCCGCCTCTATGGAATCGGACCGGCCGCGGCGCGGCAGCGGACAGCCGATCTACTCGATACGGTCAAACTCGGCGATCTCGCGGACACCCCGGCCCGAGCATTCTCACGTGGACAGCAGCAACGACTTTCGCTGGCCCGCGCACTCGTCAACGATCCGCTGGTTCTGCTGTTGGACGAACCGGCGTCGGGGCTGGATCCTGGCGCACGAATCGAGCTGCGGGTACTCCTTCGCCGGCTCGCGACCGAGGGCCGGACCGTCGTCGTCAGCTCCCATGTCCTGGCAGACCTCGACGAGATGGCCGATCGGGCCGTGTTCGTCGCCGACGGGCGCACGGTGCGGATGCAGACGCTCGCCGAGGCCGGCGCCCAAGCGCGGACGTTCGTCGTACGGGCGCTGGACCCCACGACGCTCGACGTAGCGCTGGCCCGGGCCGGTCGGCCGCTGCACGCTCCGGCCGACCATAGACCCGGCGACCGGGTGATCATCGTGGAGAACGACTCCGACGCCGCGCACGTACTGCGTGCCCTCGTCGCGGACGGGGTCGCCGTCACCGAATTCGGACCCGCTACCGGCACCTGGGAACAGACGTACCTGAGCATGCAGGAAGCGCAGTGAGGGAAGGAGCGGCTGTGCCCGCACGAGTCGCCGAGACCGACGTACGACCGAATCTCGGCTACCTGGACGGCGTCACGACCGTGTTCGGACTCGAGATTCGGCAACGACTCCGCACCCGCGGTTGGTACGTGCTGCTCATAGTGTGGTTCGTGCTGATCTCTGCGGTTGCTGCGCTCGGTGAGGCGTCCGTCGACTCCACCGACATGGCGGGACAATTCCTGTTCGAACTCGTCGTCGGGTTTGTGCTGTTGTTCGCGCTGCTCGTGGTTCCGGCCGTGTCGGCAAACGCAATCAGCGGTGACCGCGCCGCCGGCACTCTCGCGATTCTGCAGAACACGCTGCTGCGGCCCGGTCAGCTGTTGTGGGGCAAATGGTTAGCGGCCTGGGTAGCCTCGCTGGCGTTTCTCGCAGCAGCGCTGCCCGCGCTCGTGTGGGCGGTGGTACGCGGCGGCATCCACCTCGCCAGCCTCCCGGTGTTCTTGCTGATGGTGGCTATCGAGCTCGGCCTGATGTGCGCGATCGGAGTCGGCGTGTCGGCGCGGTCACACCGGCCGCTCTTCGCGGTGACGGCGACCTATCTCCTGGTCGCGTCGTTCGCGGTGGGCACGCTGATCGCGTTCGGATTGAGTTCGGCACTGACCTCCGAGGACGTGCGGGTGGCACAGGTGCAGTCCTGGGAGCCGGGTCCGGACGGGGGCCGATACCTGTGCAGCGACACCGAATTCAGCACCCGCACCGTCTTTCACACCGAACGGACCGCTTGGATGCTCTCGGCGAACCCGTTCGTGGTAGTCGCCGACGCCGTGCCGCAGCCTCCGGATTCGGAGGACTCCGGGGTGATGGCCGCTATCAGTTCGAGCGTGCGGGAGGCACAGCGCGGCGCGATCGAGACCACCCCATGCCTGGATCAAGCCATCGATCCCGCCGAACCGGGCCCGATCTGGCCGCTGGGTGTGGGCATCCAAGGTGTCGTCGCCGCGGCAGCGCTAGCGGCCGGCGGCCGACGCCTGCGGACCCCGATGGGCCGACTGCCGATGGGCATGCGCGTGGCCTAGGCACGGCCGACGCGCCTGCGTCGACCGTGGTCCGCTCCCCCGGGCCGTCTCGGGCCGGATGGTCGCACGTTCCGTCAGACCGTCAGGCAGCTCGGTCCGAGTAGAGCCTTCAGGTCACCCATGAGTGCCGACGATGGCTCCACCCGCAGAACGTCGTCGACCTTCCACAGCGACGTACCCCGGCTGCCGATGAGCCGCACATGAACGTCAGAGGTACCGGGGTGACGCGTCAGCACCTGCCTGAGCGCGCCCAGCTTCTCCTTGGTGCACTGCCGCACCGGAAGGCTCACCGCTACCGGCTTCGCAACACCGACTGCCGAAAGATCAGGCACTGCAAGGTCGTTGGCAATCAGCGAGATCCGGTCGTCGCGGATCGAGACCCGCGCCTTGACCAGCACCACCGAGTCTTCGACGACGTCCATCCCGTACACCGAGTAGGCCTGCGGGAAGAACAACACCTCGATGCCACCGGAAAGATCCTCGAGCTGCGCCGACGCCCACGTCAGCCCGTTCTTGTTGATCCGGCGGTTCACCGATGCGAGGATGCCGCCGACGGTCACCTGGGTGCCGTCCTTGACATCACCCTCGAGGATCGTCGGGATCGCCGTGTCCGATTGTGAGGAAAGCACGTGCTCGACCCCGTTGAGGGGGTGCCCGGACACGTAGAGGCCCAGCATCTCGCGTTCGAGGGCGAGGCGATGCTTGGTCTCCCATTCCTCGTCGGGAATCTTGACGTTGAACACCGACGCGACAGACTCGTCCGCGTCCTCGCCGCCGAACAGGTCGAACTGGCCGATCGCCTCGGCCTTCTTGGTGCCCATGACCGCGTCGATCGCATCGGCGTGTACCAGCATCAGGCCCTTGCGCGGGTGACCGAGCGAGTCGAATCCGCCTGCCTTGATGAGTGATTCGGTGACCTTCTTGGAACAGGCGAGAGCGTCGATCTTGCCGAGATAGTCGGAGAAGTCGGTGAACTTCGATTTCTCGGTGCGTGCCCTGATGATCGACGCGACGACGTTGGCGCCGACGTTGCGGACCGCGCCGAGGCCGAACCGGATGTCCTCGCCGACGGAGGCGAAGTTGACCTCGGATTCGTTGACGTCCGGCGGGAGCACGGTGATGCCCATCTTGCGGCAGTCCGCCAAGTACACGGCAGCCTTGTCCTTGTCGTCACCGACCGAGGTGAGCAGGCCGGCCATGTACTCGGCCGGATAGTTCGCCTTGAGATACGCGGTCCAGAACGAGACCAGGCCGTAGCCGGCGGCGTGCGACTTGTTGAACGCGTAGCCGGCGAACGGGAGGATGGTGTCCCACAGCGCCTTGATGGCAGGTTCGGAGAACTCGTTCTTCAGCATGCCGTCGCGGAAGCCCGCGTAGGCCTCCTCCAGCACCGAGAGTTTCTTCTTACCCATGGCTCGACGGAGGATGTCGGCCTGTCCCAGTGAGTAGCCGGCCACCTTCTGAGCGATCTGCATGATCTGCTCCTGGTAGACGATCAGGCCGAAGGTGTCCTTGAGGATCTCCTTGAGCGGCTCCTCGAGCTCCGGGTGGATCGGCTTGACTTCCTGCCGCCCGTTCTTGCGGTCGGCGTAGTCGTTGTGGGCGTTCATGCCCATCGGACCCGGGCGATACAGCGCCAGCACGGCGACGATGTCCTCGAATCCGGTGGGCTGCATGCGCCGAAGCAGGTCCCGCATCGCGCTGCCGTCGAGCTGGAAGACGCCGAGAGTGTCACCGCGCGCGAGCAACTCGTACGTGGCAGGGTCCTCGATCGGCAGCGTGTCGAGGTCGATGTCGATGCCACGATTGGCCTTGATGTTCTCGATCGCGTCACCGATCACCGTGAGGTTACGCAAACCCAGAAAATCCATCTTCAACAGGCCGATAGCCTCACACGACGGATAATCCCAACCGGTGATGATCGCACCGTCCTGCGCACGCTTCCACACCGGAATCGCATCCGTGAGCGGCTCCGACGACATGATCACCGCACACGCATGCACACCCGCATTACGAATCAGACCCTCGAGACCCTTCGCGGTCTGATAAATCTTCGCGACATCCGGATTCGAATCGATCAGCGCCCGAACCTCCACAGCCTCCTTGTACCGCTCATGCTCCGGATCGGTGATCCCCGCCACCGAAATATCCTTCGCCATGATCGGCGGCGGCAGCGCCTTGGTGATCTGATCAGCAATCGCGAACCCCGGCTGCCCGAACTGCACCCGCGCCGAATCCTTGATCGCAGCCTTCGTCTTGATCGTGCCGAACGTGATGACCTGCGCGACCTTGTCACTACCCCACTTCTCGGTGGCATACCGCACCATCTCACCACGACGACGATCATCGAAATCGATATCGATATCAGGCATCGACACACGCTCAGGATTGAGGAACCGCTCGAACAACAAACCATGCGGAATCGGATCGATATTGGTGATACCCATCGCATACGCCACCAACGAACCCGCCGCGGAACCCCGACCCGGACCGACCCGGATACCCACCTCACGCGCATAATTGATCAGATCACCGACAACAAGGAAATACGCCGGAAACCCCATCTCATTGATCACACCGATCTCGTAATCGGCACGCTCGAGATACTCCTGCGGCGGCCCACCCGGGAACCGACGATCCAGCCCACGCAACACCTCGTGCCGCAGAAACGTCTGCTGCGTATGCCCCTCCGGCACCGGAAAAACCGGCATCCGATCGTGATGCGCCCACACCTCGTCATACGACTGCACCCGCTCACCGATCACCAGCGAGTTGTCACACGCCCCCGGCACCTCCGCATCCCAGATCGCCCGCATCTCCTCCGCGGACTTGAGATAATAACCGTCACCGTCGAACTTGAACCGCGTCGGATCCGACAGCGTCTTACCCGTCTGAATACACAACAACGCCTCGTGATTCTCCGCCGCATCCTTCGTCACGTAATGACAGTCATTCGTCGCCAACGGCGCAATACCCAACCGCCGACCGATATCGAGCAACCCCTCCCGCACCCGACGCTCGATCGACAGCCCATGATCCATCAACTCGAGAAAGAAATTGTCCTTCCCCCAGATCTCCTGCCACTTCGCCGCCGCCTCGAGCGCCTCCCGATCATGACCCAGACGCAACCGCGTCTGAATCTCCCCCGACGGACAACCCGTCGTCGCGATGATCCCCTCCGCATGCTGGGCAATCAGATCCTCATCCATCCGCGGCCACTTACCGAGCTGACCCTCGATCGACGCCAACGACGACAACTTGAACAGATTCCGCAACCCCGTCGCATTCTCCGCGACCATCGTCATATGCGTGTACGCACCCGAACCGGACACATCATCAGACTTCTGACTCCGATCACCCCACAACACCCGCTTGGTGTTGAACCGCGACTCCGGCGCAACATACGCCTCGATACCGATGATCGGCTTGATGCCATGCTTCTTCGCAACGTTGTAGAACTCACTCGCCCCATACATGTTGCCGTGGTCGGTCATCCCCACCGCCGTCATCCCCAGACGCTCCGCCTCCCGAAACAACGGACCAACCTTTGCCGCACCATCAAGCATCGAATACTCGGTGTGATTGTGCAGGTGAACGAACGAGTCAGCCACGCGCGCCTCTCTGTCTACGGCCCGTGCGCGAGCACCGGCGGGTCCCAGCGGTCACTGAGTCTATGCCCTGGCACTGACAGGTACCGGAAGCCCGTGACTGCGCGATTCCCATCAGGCCGGTGCCGATTCCGGTGCGTCCTTCGACGACATGCGGGCGTTCCGCGCGCGCACCAGCGCGTCAGTGGTGAACACCACCAGCGCAGCCCAGATCAACACGAAACCGATCCACCGGGACGGCGGCATCATCTCGTGCATCACCAGGACACCCCACGCCATCTGCAACGCCGGCGTCAGGTACTGCAAGATACCGAGCGTGGTCAGCGGGACCCGCTGCGCGGCGACACCGAACAGCAGAAGAGGGAGGGCGGTGACCGGTCCCGCCGCCATCAGCAGCAGACTGTGCCCGACGCCATTACCGAAGAACGATCCCGTCCCGGCGACCGCAAGCACCACGAGGTACGCGATCGCGAACGGCGCGGCGACGACTCCCTCCGCCGTCAAGCTCGTGCGCGGATCGAGTGGTACCACCTTCTTGATCAACCCGTACAGCGCGAACGAGAGCGCCAGAGTGAGTGCGATCAGCGGCGGCCGGCCGTAGTCGACAGTGATGATCACCACCGCCACCGCCGCCAGCAACAGCGCCCCGATCTGCGCCGGCCGCAGCTTCTCCCGGAAGATCACGACGCCCAGGAGCACGCTCACCAACGGATTGACGAAGTAACCCAACGCGGCCTCCACCACCTGGCCGGACGTCACCGCATAGATGTAGGTGGCCCAGTTGATCCCGATCGCGACGGTCGCAGCGGACACCAGCCCCCACGACCGAACACCCATCCCCCGCAGCGATCCCAGCCGGCCCAGAATCAGAAGGACGCCGAGCATCAACAGCACTGTCCACACCATCCGGTGTGCTAGCACCTCGAGCGGGCCAGCGGGAGCGAGGAGGCCGAAGAAGATCGGGAACAAGCCCCAAATCAGATAGGCGCCCACTCCGGAGATCAATCCGGTGGAATCGTCGGAGCGACGCGGCGGTTTCACGCCCTCCGACGATAGCCCCGTCGCCGATGTGACTCGCCGCACGTCGACGTCGAGGGCCCCGGCAGAATTCGTCGCAGCGGAGCGATCAACGAGTCGAACTGAGCCCTAGGCCATTTCACGCGAGTTCACGTTCCCGCCAATTCGCTCGGGTAGGCCCCCTCGCGCCATAGCTGGTGCGGGCGGGAGGTTGATGACGCGCCGTCCCGTCGCGATTGAGGTAGTTCGTCGCCACTGGTAGAGGGGAGCTAGTGTTGGCGCCATGGTGAATCCTGAGACAACCAAGGTGGGGGCTTTCGGTCACGCCGTCAGCCCCCTGAACCCCTGATTTCATAATTCACGCACCCCAGCAGCGTTGCTGCGTGGGGCAATTGCGTGCACCCTCCAGGGGTGCTGGCCGCGGTGACGAGACGTCTCCTGTTCGTTCTCTCACCTCGGAGTCTCAATGCCATTCTCTCTCTATGTGCTTGCTGTAGCGGTTTTCGCTATGGGCACCTCGGAGTTCATGCTCGCCGGTCTGGTGCCGGACATTGCCGCGAGTTTCGATGTTTCAATCGGCTCAGCGGGCCTACTCACCTCGGCCTTCGCCATCGGAATGATTGTCGGGGCGCCACTGATGGCGGCGCTGGCACGACGGTGGCCTGCCCGGACAACTCTCCGGTTATTCGTGCTGGGGTTCGCAATCGTGCATATTGCGGGAGCCGTCACGACGAGTTTCACATTGCTGCTGTTCACTCGGGTGATCGCCGCACTGGCCAACGCGGGATTCCTCGCTGTCGCGTTGAGTACCGCAGCCACACTCGTCGCACCCGCTCGCAAGGGGCGCGCGCTGGCCGTACTCCTTTCGGGCACAACCATTGCCACCATCGCGGGAGCTCCAAGCGGCGCGCTGATCGGCACCCTGCTCGGCTATCGGG
Protein-coding sequences here:
- a CDS encoding ABC transporter ATP-binding protein; translated protein: MTSSTLATGIRAHGLARAFGAVHAVRAMDFVAEPGEVTALIGPNGSGKTTLLLMLASLLRPDAGTIDICGHDPTTDTAQVRALLGWMPDTLGMWESLTAREILLTVARLYGIGPAAARQRTADLLDTVKLGDLADTPARAFSRGQQQRLSLARALVNDPLVLLLDEPASGLDPGARIELRVLLRRLATEGRTVVVSSHVLADLDEMADRAVFVADGRTVRMQTLAEAGAQARTFVVRALDPTTLDVALARAGRPLHAPADHRPGDRVIIVENDSDAAHVLRALVADGVAVTEFGPATGTWEQTYLSMQEAQ
- a CDS encoding nitroreductase family deazaflavin-dependent oxidoreductase; translated protein: MPLIGEYEPSPSKWAADQVDLYERSGGSEGTTLEGKPVVVLTTKGAKSGKLRKTPLMRVEHGGEYAVVASRGGAPTHPVWYHNVIADPRVELQDGPVKQDMVAREVTGDEKAVWWERAVEVWPDYATYQAGTERQIPVFVLTPQ
- the rarD gene encoding EamA family transporter RarD, whose amino-acid sequence is MKPPRRSDDSTGLISGVGAYLIWGLFPIFFGLLAPAGPLEVLAHRMVWTVLLMLGVLLILGRLGSLRGMGVRSWGLVSAATVAIGINWATYIYAVTSGQVVEAALGYFVNPLVSVLLGVVIFREKLRPAQIGALLLAAVAVVIITVDYGRPPLIALTLALSFALYGLIKKVVPLDPRTSLTAEGVVAAPFAIAYLVVLAVAGTGSFFGNGVGHSLLLMAAGPVTALPLLLFGVAAQRVPLTTLGILQYLTPALQMAWGVLVMHEMMPPSRWIGFVLIWAALVVFTTDALVRARNARMSSKDAPESAPA
- a CDS encoding TetR/AcrR family transcriptional regulator translates to MASDTRDRILDALERLLLDVGLAQVTLEAVAAAAGVSKGGLLYHFPSKEALFASMVRRLGDRSDRQLADAVARGSSVSEIYLQYPDANSADEIALYRSMLAAMRSADGQHDEVQQAVGDVMRSWDDGLLSEIDDPVQAEIVRLVGDGIYLAALLGLPRADPNLHRRVVDRLLGTESAPDADAT
- a CDS encoding MFS transporter — protein: MSLGTARDLNDVRAGRKDWLGLVVLAFAVLLISVDATVLDLALPFISEDLAPSSTQLLWIIDIYSFVLAGLLVTMGTLGDRIGRRRLLLIGAAGFGLASLIAAWSASPEMLIVARVLQGVSGATLMPATLGLIRTMFVNPNQRITAIGVWGAMAGGGAAAGPLIGGWLLEHYWWGSVFLINIPVMIALIALGPLVIPESKNPEPGRFDIVSAGLSMLAMVLMVYAVKETVVHGPSWLLTGVGLVGAFAGWAFIRRQRSLTDPMIDLSLFARPAFSTAVLTNLLSIFALAGVLFFGSQYLQLVLGYRPLEAGLLMLPGTLVSAVASLAAAWLVRWWEPSRVLSVGLVIAAIGAATLIALRVDSGPQAFVVGFILAGAGIGVALTLTSDLVVSAVEPERAGAASAVSETAYELGVALGVAVLGSVVLAIFRRGLDVSALDDDQAHVAQGTLGGAVEVSKSLPSGEAAVFLESAQNAFVDGMHIAAGATAVVLLASAVLVARMLRSR
- the ilvA gene encoding threonine ammonia-lyase IlvA, whose translation is MSSSPKLADLKVTSPALTADEIDAAAERIAHVIDATPLQISERLSALTGARVYLKREDLQVVRSYKLRGAYNLIVQLNDTERAAGVVAASAGNHAQGVAFACRAMEITGRIYVPANTPKQKRDRIKVHGGRFVELIPIGESYDAAAAAAAADVERTGATMVPPFDDVRTAAGQGTIAAEILEQLEVAPDSVVVPVGGGGCIAGIATYLHERAPRTSIVGVEPVGAASMTAALVAGGPVTLPEVDPFVDGAAVKRIGDLPYAVVSRLGANVVSHASLPLMAAPRPGHGPETFAMTQVDEGAVCTSMLELYQNEGIIAEPAGALSVAALGQLDIEPGSTVVCLISGGNNDVSRYGEILERSLVHLGLKHYFLVDFPQEPGALRRFLDEVLGPDDDITLFEYVKRNNRETGAALVGVELGSADGLGDLLDRMRSSHIQVEQLEPGSPAYRYLT
- the dnaE gene encoding DNA polymerase III subunit alpha, with amino-acid sequence MADSFVHLHNHTEYSMLDGAAKVGPLFREAERLGMTAVGMTDHGNMYGASEFYNVAKKHGIKPIIGIEAYVAPESRFNTKRVLWGDRSQKSDDVSGSGAYTHMTMVAENATGLRNLFKLSSLASIEGQLGKWPRMDEDLIAQHAEGIIATTGCPSGEIQTRLRLGHDREALEAAAKWQEIWGKDNFFLELMDHGLSIERRVREGLLDIGRRLGIAPLATNDCHYVTKDAAENHEALLCIQTGKTLSDPTRFKFDGDGYYLKSAEEMRAIWDAEVPGACDNSLVIGERVQSYDEVWAHHDRMPVFPVPEGHTQQTFLRHEVLRGLDRRFPGGPPQEYLERADYEIGVINEMGFPAYFLVVGDLINYAREVGIRVGPGRGSAAGSLVAYAMGITNIDPIPHGLLFERFLNPERVSMPDIDIDFDDRRRGEMVRYATEKWGSDKVAQVITFGTIKTKAAIKDSARVQFGQPGFAIADQITKALPPPIMAKDISVAGITDPEHERYKEAVEVRALIDSNPDVAKIYQTAKGLEGLIRNAGVHACAVIMSSEPLTDAIPVWKRAQDGAIITGWDYPSCEAIGLLKMDFLGLRNLTVIGDAIENIKANRGIDIDLDTLPIEDPATYELLARGDTLGVFQLDGSAMRDLLRRMQPTGFEDIVAVLALYRPGPMGMNAHNDYADRKNGRQEVKPIHPELEEPLKEILKDTFGLIVYQEQIMQIAQKVAGYSLGQADILRRAMGKKKLSVLEEAYAGFRDGMLKNEFSEPAIKALWDTILPFAGYAFNKSHAAGYGLVSFWTAYLKANYPAEYMAGLLTSVGDDKDKAAVYLADCRKMGITVLPPDVNESEVNFASVGEDIRFGLGAVRNVGANVVASIIRARTEKSKFTDFSDYLGKIDALACSKKVTESLIKAGGFDSLGHPRKGLMLVHADAIDAVMGTKKAEAIGQFDLFGGEDADESVASVFNVKIPDEEWETKHRLALEREMLGLYVSGHPLNGVEHVLSSQSDTAIPTILEGDVKDGTQVTVGGILASVNRRINKNGLTWASAQLEDLSGGIEVLFFPQAYSVYGMDVVEDSVVLVKARVSIRDDRISLIANDLAVPDLSAVGVAKPVAVSLPVRQCTKEKLGALRQVLTRHPGTSDVHVRLIGSRGTSLWKVDDVLRVEPSSALMGDLKALLGPSCLTV